In Drosophila pseudoobscura strain MV-25-SWS-2005 chromosome 4, UCI_Dpse_MV25, whole genome shotgun sequence, the following proteins share a genomic window:
- the OtopLb gene encoding proton channel OtopLc isoform X1, whose protein sequence is MSLSNLKSSAMYDEPINLWKTKQRVHYHDDVVAKKKNRQIPTDVCEYISISAPKKSDSFSRLPPNSLPSSVPGTPPHSVGTTSNQVIRYARTSCDHCGHHSIPVMSPHPISPLAKSQTNLDVVEHSSQRHALLPMPTIGFHRDDSACTLQVSRRPSLLLQEILTQRPPMFGRKDGNGFLSPRAAKGNLQSTASGSTATINLQSGTASARNGSTAFFDNGAKSYQAKQQKEKNRRTGNDAISSALSATYCKLLVLLGVCLPITEVISEQIPTYVYQGFYVYLYVGSILFVIFLYISAFRNRSLFNALKDFHEKNSNVHLKHKVTHFGSFYLRVGAIAFAIGTMVYSGLEFGQFFELNGHPGCRDVFVAITPICRMVLCIAQVQFIFLNTTYMDMARHKVTSRFGLMHMVATNLCEWLYVLVEETKHEIFHISHHDVDPDNDPIMHNGTHGLPNWSAMNESLNHHKAHLTVKDPLNHTILANVSSIIANVTATPSSTPASFTGCSRTTIMGALVQQLSPFLFPCTIEYSLICAVILYEMWKTVKSIPDIDKTRKNSVKPVAQKPAHHFSVDCSQSHKGLFFGILIIVMTIISMIMYFVLYTQPGYELVATQEVTLWETFMYFMCAAAVITGMFLMRDLRYIKDTSDEHHSMDLDNLLLIVAQTGVYLYGLFSILGSYFAKWDTVPDRVEGIIAEVFGVVQTSLQTMFILHASHRRCKGAKQVRRKPGREIITFLLVANIAIWFVNTLIKGRAVFRESHLEFFGVWGWTIITHISMPLAIFYRFHSTICLFEVWKITYKAKAH, encoded by the exons ATGTCATTATCCAATTTAAAATCAAGCGCCATGTATGATGAGCCCATTAATCTGTGGAAAACCAAGCAGCGCGTTCACTACCACGATGATGTTGTGGCCAAGAAAAAGAA CCGCCAGATACCCACCGATGTCTGTGAATACATATCTATAAGTGCGCCCAAGAAATCGGATTCCTTTTCACGTCTACCGCCCAATTCGTTGCCGTCTTCGGTGCCGGGCACACCGCCGCACTCTGTAGGCACCACCTCGAACCAAGTTATCCGCTACGCCCGCACCTCCTGCGACCATTGTGGTCATCACAGCATACCCGTCATGTCTCCCCATCCGATCTCGCCGCTGGCGAAGTCCCAGACGAATCTGGACGTGGTCGAGCACTCCAGTCAACGGCATGCCCTACTGCCAATGCCCACCATTGGCTTCCACCGCGATGACTCGGCCTGTACCCTACAAGTGTCGCGAAGACCATCGCTGCTGCTCCAAGAGATCCTCACGCAGCGACCACCTATGTTTGGACGTAAAGATGGCAATGGATTCCTCTCACCGCGTGCCGCCAAAGG TAATCTGCAAAGCACTGCCAGTGGAAGTACAGCGACAATTAATCTGCAGAGCGGCACTGCGAGCGCCAGGAATGGATCTACAGCGTTCTTTGACAATGGAGCAAAAAGCTATCAGGCCAagcaacaaaaggaaaagaatCGCCGCACGGGAAA CGATGCCATAAGTTCAGCTCTGTCGGCCACTTACTGCAAACTACTGGTTCTGCTGGGAGTGTGCCTGCCCATCACGGAAGTTATTTCGGAACAGATACCAACCTATGTGTATCAGGGCTTCTACGTCTATCTGTACGTGGGCAGCATACTCTTTGTCATCTTCCTGTACATCAGCGCCTTTCGAAATCGATCACTCTTCAATGCTCTCAAAGACTTTC ATGAGAAGAACAGCAATGTACACCTCAAACACAAAGTCACTCACTTTGGGAGCTTTTACCTACGAGTCGGAGCCATTGCTTTCGCCATAGGCACAATGGTCTACTCTGGCCTGGAGTTCGGTCAGTTCTTCGAACTAAACGGTCATCCAGGCTGCCGTGACGTGTTTGTGGCCATCACACCCATCTGTCGCATGGTTCTGTGCATTGCTCAGGTGCAGTTCATCTTCCTGAACACAACCTACATGGATATGGCTCGCCACAAAGTGACCTCCCGGTTCGGACTTATGCACATGGTGGCCACAAATCTCTGCGAGTGGCTGTACGTCCTGGTTGAGGAAACCAAGCACGAGATCTTTCATATTAGCCACCACGATGTGGACCCAGACAATGACCCCATAATGCACAATGGGACCCATGGCTTACCCAATTGGTCGGCGATGAATGAATCTCTGAATCACCACAAAGCGCATTTGACTGTCAAGGATCCGCTCAACCATACTATTTTGGCCAATGTGAGCTCCATAATAGCCAACGTCACAGCGACTCCATCGTCAACACCTGCGTCCTTCACTGGCTGCTCTCGCACCACAATCATGGGGGCATTGGTGCAACAGCTGTCACCGTTTTTGTTTCCCTGCACCATCGAGTACTCATTGATCTGCGCTGTGATCCTCTACGAGATGTGGAAGACTGTCAAATCCATACCGGACATCGACAAGACGCGCAAGAACTCAGTCAAGCCTGTGGCCCAGAAACCGGCCCATCACTTCTCCGTCGATTGCTCGCAGTCGCACAAGGGTCTCTTCTTCGGCATACTGATCATAGTGATGACAATTATCTCCATGATCATGTACTTTGTGCTGTACACCCAGCCTGGCTATGAACTGGTTGCCACACAGGAGGTTACTCTCTGGGAGACTTTTATGTACTTCATGTGCGCTGCGGCTGTGATTACGG GCATGTTCCTCATGCGCGATCTGAGATATATTAAGGATACCAGCGACGAGCACCACTCCATGGACCTGGACAATCTGCTCCTAATCGTGGCCCAAACAGGTGTTTACCTGTACGGATTGTTCAGCATATTGGGCAGCTATTTTGCCAAATGGGATACGGTACCCGATCGCGTTGAGGGCATCATCGCAGAGGTGTTCGGGGTGGTCCAGACCTCCCTGCAGACGATGTTCATCCTCCATGCCAGccatcgacggtgcaagggCGCCAAGCAGGTGCGCCGAAAGCCAGGGCGGGAGATCATTACGTTTCTGCTGGTGGCCAATATTGCCATCTGGTTCGTAAATACCCTCATCAAGGGGCGTGCCGTGTTCCGAGAGTCCCATCTGGAGTTCTTTGGCGTCTGGGGCTGGACGATCATTACGCATATATCCATGCCGCTGGCTATATTCTATCGCTTCCACTCAACGATCTGCCTCTTCGAGGTTTGGAAAATCACCTACAAAGCCAAGGCTCATTAG
- the LOC6902502 gene encoding uncharacterized protein isoform X1, with amino-acid sequence MDHISPNRFASVLPHIIGILHSQPHQRATVNDLCHAVEACALMDEDMMRHICSFDTLKDAMYYGMELGKNMGLLAHSNGIIRIPFKLAKRSPGDENQRHVEVEYVDLRSSVEQRKLPCNSEESVCNASDEELQFSDENGEPCYSVDEPLIPGRVLRSAMNPVTGTVSPLIQPPNHGPTNNLPS; translated from the exons ATGGACCACATCAGCCCCAACCGCTTTGCATCGGTGCTGCCCCATATAATCGGCATATTGCATTCACAGCCGCATCAGC GCGCCACTGTGAATGATCTGTGCCACGCAGTGGAAGCGTGTGCTCTGATGGATGAGGACATGATGCGCCACATCTGTTCCTTCGACACCCTTAAGGACGCCATGTACTATGGGATGGAGCTGGGCAAGAATATGGGCCTACTTGCCCATTCGAATGGGATAATCCGTATTCCTTTCAAATTGGCCAAACGCAGTCCTGGGGACGAGAACCAACGCCATGTCGAGGTTGAGTATGTGGATCTACGGAGCAGTGTCGAGCAGCGGAAGCTTCCGTGCAACAGCGAGGAGTCTGTGTGCAACGCCTCGGATGAAGAGCTTCAGTTCAGCGACGAGAATGGGGAGCCTTGCTACAGCGTCGATGAGCCTCTCATCCCAGGCCGTGTACTCCGATCGGCAATGAATCCAGTGACGGGAACGGTAAGCCCACTGATTCAACCCCCTAACCATGGACCCACTAACAACCTTCCATCGTAG
- the OtopLb gene encoding proton channel OtopLc isoform X2 — MVERNSAIEYQRMPTVTFSNLQSTASGSTATINLQSGTASARNGSTAFFDNGAKSYQAKQQKEKNRRTGNDAISSALSATYCKLLVLLGVCLPITEVISEQIPTYVYQGFYVYLYVGSILFVIFLYISAFRNRSLFNALKDFHEKNSNVHLKHKVTHFGSFYLRVGAIAFAIGTMVYSGLEFGQFFELNGHPGCRDVFVAITPICRMVLCIAQVQFIFLNTTYMDMARHKVTSRFGLMHMVATNLCEWLYVLVEETKHEIFHISHHDVDPDNDPIMHNGTHGLPNWSAMNESLNHHKAHLTVKDPLNHTILANVSSIIANVTATPSSTPASFTGCSRTTIMGALVQQLSPFLFPCTIEYSLICAVILYEMWKTVKSIPDIDKTRKNSVKPVAQKPAHHFSVDCSQSHKGLFFGILIIVMTIISMIMYFVLYTQPGYELVATQEVTLWETFMYFMCAAAVITGMFLMRDLRYIKDTSDEHHSMDLDNLLLIVAQTGVYLYGLFSILGSYFAKWDTVPDRVEGIIAEVFGVVQTSLQTMFILHASHRRCKGAKQVRRKPGREIITFLLVANIAIWFVNTLIKGRAVFRESHLEFFGVWGWTIITHISMPLAIFYRFHSTICLFEVWKITYKAKAH, encoded by the exons ATGGTGGAACGTAATAGTGCaattgaataccaaagaatgCCTACGGTTACATTCAG TAATCTGCAAAGCACTGCCAGTGGAAGTACAGCGACAATTAATCTGCAGAGCGGCACTGCGAGCGCCAGGAATGGATCTACAGCGTTCTTTGACAATGGAGCAAAAAGCTATCAGGCCAagcaacaaaaggaaaagaatCGCCGCACGGGAAA CGATGCCATAAGTTCAGCTCTGTCGGCCACTTACTGCAAACTACTGGTTCTGCTGGGAGTGTGCCTGCCCATCACGGAAGTTATTTCGGAACAGATACCAACCTATGTGTATCAGGGCTTCTACGTCTATCTGTACGTGGGCAGCATACTCTTTGTCATCTTCCTGTACATCAGCGCCTTTCGAAATCGATCACTCTTCAATGCTCTCAAAGACTTTC ATGAGAAGAACAGCAATGTACACCTCAAACACAAAGTCACTCACTTTGGGAGCTTTTACCTACGAGTCGGAGCCATTGCTTTCGCCATAGGCACAATGGTCTACTCTGGCCTGGAGTTCGGTCAGTTCTTCGAACTAAACGGTCATCCAGGCTGCCGTGACGTGTTTGTGGCCATCACACCCATCTGTCGCATGGTTCTGTGCATTGCTCAGGTGCAGTTCATCTTCCTGAACACAACCTACATGGATATGGCTCGCCACAAAGTGACCTCCCGGTTCGGACTTATGCACATGGTGGCCACAAATCTCTGCGAGTGGCTGTACGTCCTGGTTGAGGAAACCAAGCACGAGATCTTTCATATTAGCCACCACGATGTGGACCCAGACAATGACCCCATAATGCACAATGGGACCCATGGCTTACCCAATTGGTCGGCGATGAATGAATCTCTGAATCACCACAAAGCGCATTTGACTGTCAAGGATCCGCTCAACCATACTATTTTGGCCAATGTGAGCTCCATAATAGCCAACGTCACAGCGACTCCATCGTCAACACCTGCGTCCTTCACTGGCTGCTCTCGCACCACAATCATGGGGGCATTGGTGCAACAGCTGTCACCGTTTTTGTTTCCCTGCACCATCGAGTACTCATTGATCTGCGCTGTGATCCTCTACGAGATGTGGAAGACTGTCAAATCCATACCGGACATCGACAAGACGCGCAAGAACTCAGTCAAGCCTGTGGCCCAGAAACCGGCCCATCACTTCTCCGTCGATTGCTCGCAGTCGCACAAGGGTCTCTTCTTCGGCATACTGATCATAGTGATGACAATTATCTCCATGATCATGTACTTTGTGCTGTACACCCAGCCTGGCTATGAACTGGTTGCCACACAGGAGGTTACTCTCTGGGAGACTTTTATGTACTTCATGTGCGCTGCGGCTGTGATTACGG GCATGTTCCTCATGCGCGATCTGAGATATATTAAGGATACCAGCGACGAGCACCACTCCATGGACCTGGACAATCTGCTCCTAATCGTGGCCCAAACAGGTGTTTACCTGTACGGATTGTTCAGCATATTGGGCAGCTATTTTGCCAAATGGGATACGGTACCCGATCGCGTTGAGGGCATCATCGCAGAGGTGTTCGGGGTGGTCCAGACCTCCCTGCAGACGATGTTCATCCTCCATGCCAGccatcgacggtgcaagggCGCCAAGCAGGTGCGCCGAAAGCCAGGGCGGGAGATCATTACGTTTCTGCTGGTGGCCAATATTGCCATCTGGTTCGTAAATACCCTCATCAAGGGGCGTGCCGTGTTCCGAGAGTCCCATCTGGAGTTCTTTGGCGTCTGGGGCTGGACGATCATTACGCATATATCCATGCCGCTGGCTATATTCTATCGCTTCCACTCAACGATCTGCCTCTTCGAGGTTTGGAAAATCACCTACAAAGCCAAGGCTCATTAG
- the LOC6902502 gene encoding uncharacterized protein isoform X2 has protein sequence MDHISPNRFASVLPHIIGILHSQPHQRATVNDLCHAVEACALMDEDMMRHICSFDTLKDAMYYGMELGKNMGLLAHSNGIIRIPFKLAKRSPGDENQRHVEVEYVDLRSSVEQRKLPCNSEESVCNASDEELQFSDENGEPCYSVDEPLIPGRVLRSAMNPVTGTKVGSSTHGAKHPG, from the exons ATGGACCACATCAGCCCCAACCGCTTTGCATCGGTGCTGCCCCATATAATCGGCATATTGCATTCACAGCCGCATCAGC GCGCCACTGTGAATGATCTGTGCCACGCAGTGGAAGCGTGTGCTCTGATGGATGAGGACATGATGCGCCACATCTGTTCCTTCGACACCCTTAAGGACGCCATGTACTATGGGATGGAGCTGGGCAAGAATATGGGCCTACTTGCCCATTCGAATGGGATAATCCGTATTCCTTTCAAATTGGCCAAACGCAGTCCTGGGGACGAGAACCAACGCCATGTCGAGGTTGAGTATGTGGATCTACGGAGCAGTGTCGAGCAGCGGAAGCTTCCGTGCAACAGCGAGGAGTCTGTGTGCAACGCCTCGGATGAAGAGCTTCAGTTCAGCGACGAGAATGGGGAGCCTTGCTACAGCGTCGATGAGCCTCTCATCCCAGGCCGTGTACTCCGATCGGCAATGAATCCAGTGACGGGAACG AAGGTGGGTTCCAGTACCCATGGGGCCAAACACCCTGGCTAA